A portion of the Leptospira noumeaensis genome contains these proteins:
- a CDS encoding efflux RND transporter periplasmic adaptor subunit, giving the protein MLITLKSLNQKAKILLISGVALVVIAVLFLIFSKPAKQVHKHPEKAEVFDNGLRIEFKPNSPGLEIVKSTAIGGGGEFVSLEAPARLIASTSPSVSNGARIILFESAELNDLYVGYVHAKNKLHRSNKNLSRIKDMFVHRVATEKDLVESETDSGNDAAELAEFEGKLRAQGLNPSELSTAGSLKAWIITDVPESQISTLRKGKKVKVVFASFPDEEFIGTAEAIGDNVDPLTRTAKMRIIVVNEKYRLKPGMFGVVKFPEQTGGDSVVLPYTAIVTVEGKNYVFVEEKPLTFKRREVVLGISTKERVNIIQGLESGEKVAVQGSILLKGLSFGF; this is encoded by the coding sequence ATGTTAATTACCTTAAAATCTCTAAACCAAAAGGCAAAAATCCTCCTAATTTCAGGAGTGGCTCTTGTAGTCATCGCTGTCCTATTTTTGATTTTTTCTAAACCAGCAAAGCAAGTTCACAAACATCCAGAAAAAGCAGAAGTTTTTGATAATGGCCTTCGTATCGAATTCAAACCGAATAGCCCAGGTCTAGAAATTGTAAAATCAACTGCCATTGGCGGTGGGGGAGAATTTGTAAGTTTAGAAGCACCAGCAAGACTCATTGCATCCACTTCTCCTTCGGTAAGTAATGGGGCTCGCATCATTCTTTTTGAATCAGCCGAGTTAAACGATCTTTATGTTGGATATGTTCATGCAAAAAACAAACTTCATAGATCCAATAAGAACTTAAGCCGGATCAAAGATATGTTTGTCCACCGAGTAGCAACAGAAAAGGATTTAGTCGAATCAGAAACAGATTCCGGAAACGATGCAGCAGAACTTGCAGAATTTGAAGGAAAACTGAGAGCGCAAGGCTTAAACCCGAGTGAACTCAGTACAGCTGGTAGTTTAAAAGCATGGATCATCACAGATGTTCCCGAATCACAAATCTCCACCTTACGCAAAGGTAAAAAAGTAAAAGTTGTTTTTGCATCCTTTCCTGATGAAGAGTTTATAGGAACTGCCGAAGCAATCGGTGATAACGTCGACCCTCTGACAAGGACAGCAAAGATGAGAATCATTGTTGTAAACGAAAAGTACAGATTGAAACCAGGTATGTTTGGAGTTGTGAAATTCCCAGAACAAACTGGCGGAGATAGTGTAGTTCTACCTTACACTGCCATTGTCACTGTAGAAGGAAAAAATTATGTATTTGTTGAAGAGAAACCTTTAACTTTCAAAAGGCGTGAAGTTGTATTAGGTATCTCAACAAAAGAGAGAGTCAATATCATTCAAGGATTGGAATCAGGCGAAAAAGTAGCCGTCCAAGGTTCCATTCTTTTGAAAGGACTAAGTTTTGGTTTTTAA
- a CDS encoding TolC family protein, translating to MIAIVCITHNVQSEEINGIDNESLSRQLSDENPGTSLGSSLYPKDVRYEKNLTLLQAESLLWTNNLLLIAGKFQVDAKKAGILQAGLYANPNVFIDQSIYAEPTQRYFDTTRSGQSVFQIQQVFLLGGKIDKRVKVAELNAKISEQEFYDLARALLTKLRRTYYSIYYYKKAVTFYDQSIFSIEKTVKSSELAYKRRALLQAEHLRLKALLFFLKKEREDLAMKVYEKEADLKVLLNDDNYRDARVTFLPTVDEKDLDTITPNQSKLEDLVELARENRPDLKVALQNLRYEEANLDLQHANAIPDLAFGPTYNRGGTAFQNYWGITAQLNVPIFDRNQGNIQAAEKAILVRKQELKNRILEVENEVAISFQSARIKDALYKRFIDTYIKDYGNLSVDMIMSYEKKYITILEFADFFETYRSSVVEMLKLQTDRMEAIESVNYSVGKGIFIPKSINQTNPKTEE from the coding sequence ATGATCGCAATTGTTTGTATCACTCATAACGTACAATCAGAAGAGATCAACGGAATCGATAATGAATCCCTAAGTAGACAACTTTCTGATGAAAATCCTGGTACCTCACTTGGTTCTAGTCTTTATCCAAAAGATGTTCGCTATGAAAAAAATCTCACGTTATTACAAGCAGAATCCTTACTATGGACAAACAACCTGCTACTAATTGCAGGAAAGTTTCAAGTGGATGCAAAAAAAGCCGGAATTTTACAAGCCGGTCTCTACGCAAATCCGAACGTTTTTATTGACCAAAGTATCTATGCGGAACCGACACAAAGATACTTTGATACAACAAGATCTGGACAATCAGTATTCCAAATCCAACAAGTGTTTTTACTTGGCGGAAAAATTGACAAACGAGTTAAAGTTGCAGAACTCAATGCAAAAATCTCCGAACAAGAGTTTTATGATTTAGCAAGAGCATTACTAACCAAGTTACGAAGAACCTACTACTCTATTTATTATTATAAAAAAGCTGTAACATTCTACGATCAAAGTATTTTCTCTATTGAAAAAACAGTGAAGTCTTCGGAGTTAGCTTATAAAAGACGAGCACTCCTCCAAGCCGAACATTTAAGACTAAAAGCCCTTTTGTTCTTTCTAAAAAAAGAAAGAGAAGATCTTGCGATGAAAGTTTATGAAAAAGAAGCAGATCTAAAAGTTCTCCTGAACGATGACAACTACCGTGATGCACGTGTTACTTTTTTACCAACAGTGGATGAAAAGGATCTAGATACTATCACTCCAAACCAATCGAAACTCGAAGATTTGGTCGAGCTAGCACGCGAAAATCGACCTGATTTAAAAGTAGCCCTTCAAAATTTAAGATACGAAGAAGCCAATTTAGACTTACAACATGCAAATGCCATTCCCGATTTAGCATTCGGCCCAACTTATAACAGGGGTGGAACCGCCTTCCAAAACTATTGGGGGATCACTGCACAATTAAACGTTCCTATCTTTGATAGGAACCAAGGAAATATTCAAGCTGCAGAAAAAGCAATCCTTGTCCGCAAACAAGAGTTAAAGAATCGAATCCTCGAAGTTGAGAACGAAGTTGCGATCTCTTTCCAATCTGCACGAATCAAAGATGCTCTTTATAAACGATTCATTGATACATACATTAAAGACTACGGAAATTTATCTGTAGATATGATCATGAGCTACGAGAAGAAGTACATCACGATCTTAGAATTTGCCGACTTTTTTGAAACCTATCGTTCGAGTGTTGTGGAGATGTTAAAACTCCAAACAGACCGAATGGAAGCAATTGAAAGTGTAAACTATTCCGTGGGTAAAGGAATTTTTATCCCAAAATCTATAAACCAAACCAATCCTAAAACTGAGGAATAA
- a CDS encoding FAD-binding oxidoreductase, translating to MDFTKTKTDLSQLIGDKKVILKNDGTMDEALFNSYGTDRTKVYPPNYQVLVFPENTEDVANIVTYAYKNEIAIVPSGGRTGYAGGAVAKNGEIVVSLSKMNQVVDFDPFLGTLHVQAGMITKNLHKEAEERGFYFPVDFAATGSSHIGGNIATNAGGVRVVHYGLIRDWVLGLTVVNGKGEVYRFNGEILKNNTGYDLKHLFIGSEGTLGIITEAVVKLTKPPKDIRVIFLAVPEYKNILDIFRETHNFDLPLLAFEFLTDYCLDKVKEHLGVPDPFQEPSKYYVLMEFEVNGETDEEKLYSILESITEKELITDGSIAQNSRQNETFWKYREGISESLSLAYTVHKNDISLPLRNMEAFLDEMTALLTNKYQGFHIALFGHIGDGNLHLNIVKPKELTDAEFFTRCKQVDPEMFTLIQKFKGSISAEHGIGLLKKDYLSFSRSESEINTMRAIKLAFDPKGILNPGKVL from the coding sequence ATGGATTTTACAAAAACAAAAACTGATTTAAGCCAACTCATTGGTGATAAAAAAGTCATTTTAAAAAATGACGGAACTATGGACGAAGCCTTATTCAATTCTTATGGAACAGATAGAACCAAGGTGTATCCACCAAATTACCAAGTTTTAGTTTTTCCTGAAAACACAGAAGATGTTGCAAACATTGTTACTTATGCTTATAAAAATGAAATTGCCATAGTTCCTTCTGGGGGACGAACCGGTTATGCTGGTGGAGCCGTTGCTAAAAATGGGGAAATTGTTGTTTCCCTCTCTAAAATGAACCAGGTAGTTGACTTTGATCCTTTTCTTGGCACCTTACACGTACAAGCCGGGATGATCACCAAAAACCTACACAAAGAAGCTGAAGAACGTGGATTTTATTTCCCAGTCGATTTTGCTGCCACTGGATCTAGTCATATTGGTGGAAACATTGCTACCAATGCCGGTGGTGTGCGGGTTGTCCATTATGGACTCATTCGTGATTGGGTTCTTGGTCTCACCGTTGTGAACGGAAAGGGAGAAGTTTACCGATTTAACGGAGAAATTTTAAAAAACAATACTGGTTATGATCTCAAACACCTGTTTATCGGTTCAGAAGGAACCCTCGGTATCATTACAGAGGCGGTGGTCAAACTCACAAAACCACCCAAAGACATCCGTGTCATTTTCCTTGCTGTACCTGAATACAAAAACATTTTAGATATCTTTCGTGAAACACATAACTTTGATTTACCTCTACTTGCTTTCGAGTTTTTAACCGATTATTGTTTGGACAAAGTCAAAGAACATTTAGGAGTTCCAGACCCTTTCCAAGAACCTAGCAAATATTATGTGCTAATGGAATTTGAAGTAAATGGTGAAACAGACGAAGAAAAACTTTATTCCATTTTAGAATCCATTACCGAAAAAGAACTCATCACTGATGGTTCCATTGCTCAGAACTCACGCCAAAACGAAACCTTTTGGAAGTATAGAGAAGGGATTTCGGAATCACTCTCTCTTGCCTATACGGTTCATAAAAATGATATCTCTCTTCCGCTTCGTAATATGGAAGCATTCCTAGATGAGATGACGGCCCTACTCACAAACAAATACCAAGGTTTTCATATTGCCCTTTTTGGACATATAGGGGATGGAAATCTCCACCTAAATATTGTTAAGCCAAAAGAACTTACGGATGCAGAGTTTTTTACAAGATGCAAACAAGTAGATCCAGAAATGTTCACCCTCATCCAAAAGTTCAAAGGATCCATTTCCGCAGAACACGGGATTGGGCTTTTGAAAAAGGATTACTTGAGTTTTTCCAGGTCTGAGTCAGAAATCAACACAATGCGGGCCATCAAATTGGCATTTGACCCCAAAGGGATTCTCAACCCTGGCAAAGTGCTCTAA
- the ppk1 gene encoding polyphosphate kinase 1, with protein MSSISTKGLGIYRIFSFPNPRIMTASPTEKIELGNQNIFFDRELSWVDFNHRVLEESFDQENPLLERLKFLCITESNLDEFFMVRVAGLLNLKSAGIEERSLNGRRTSETLAELYSKVGQFVKRQYESLSEILVELKTNKIVVVQDPSELAGDDIQFVKNYYKREVSSILTPLAIDPSHPFPHILNRTLNLGITLYSDDDKNKAKELFAIVQVPSVLPRFLQLPPNKESDVRRYFPLEEIIKLHLGDLFYGMHVKQIHTFKIVRDADISINEEQNIGDLLATMKNELKNRMWGDAVRLDVHSGAGHIKELLQGLLELEEYQVMEIPTLLSLNDLMFFQGLEKTSHLKYSYPVPKSGFAAKKSESIFSEIRKNDHLLHHPYESFKSIEDMLKIASQDPKVLAIKMTLYRTSGDSPIIQFLGEAAENGKQVTVLVELKARFDEERNIRWAKKLEDSGVHVVYGVVGLKIHCKMLLIVRREDDKLNRYVHLGTGNYNSTTARFYTDLSLFTANPEITEDVAILFNTITSSGKMPRLSKIYAAPTFLKEEFLHLIQRETDNAKNGKQARVIFKMNSLVDPDIILKLYEASQAGVKIDLIIRGICCLRPGIPGVSDRINVRSIVGRYLEHSRIYSFENGGKPEVYLASADCMPRNFLRRIEVMFPILQDKHKKRIGKILELLLRDNTQARVLESDGSYTRLTPGDDDPAVNSQIDMVDI; from the coding sequence ATGTCGTCGATTTCTACAAAAGGATTAGGAATTTACAGAATTTTTTCCTTCCCAAATCCTAGAATTATGACTGCTAGCCCTACAGAAAAAATAGAACTGGGGAACCAAAATATCTTCTTCGACCGCGAACTTTCCTGGGTCGACTTCAACCACCGAGTCCTAGAAGAATCCTTTGATCAGGAGAACCCCCTTCTCGAACGCCTTAAATTTCTTTGTATCACAGAATCCAATTTGGATGAGTTTTTTATGGTTCGCGTCGCGGGCCTACTCAATTTAAAATCTGCCGGTATCGAGGAACGTAGCCTCAATGGTAGACGCACTTCAGAAACTTTGGCCGAACTTTATTCCAAAGTAGGACAATTTGTCAAAAGACAATACGAGTCCTTAAGCGAGATCCTAGTTGAGCTAAAAACAAACAAAATTGTTGTGGTGCAAGATCCCAGTGAACTTGCCGGTGATGACATTCAATTTGTAAAAAATTATTACAAAAGAGAAGTGTCTTCCATCCTCACACCACTTGCGATTGATCCATCCCATCCTTTTCCTCACATTCTCAATAGGACATTGAATTTAGGGATCACTCTGTATTCGGATGATGACAAAAACAAAGCAAAAGAATTATTTGCGATTGTTCAAGTACCAAGTGTACTCCCTCGATTTTTACAACTACCTCCAAACAAAGAATCCGATGTAAGAAGATATTTTCCGTTAGAAGAAATCATCAAACTCCATTTAGGTGACCTTTTTTACGGAATGCATGTAAAACAAATCCATACATTCAAAATTGTTCGTGATGCTGACATATCCATCAACGAAGAACAAAACATTGGTGATTTACTCGCCACAATGAAAAACGAACTAAAAAACCGGATGTGGGGTGATGCGGTTCGTTTGGATGTTCATTCTGGTGCGGGACATATCAAAGAACTATTACAAGGGCTTTTGGAACTAGAAGAATACCAAGTGATGGAGATCCCCACCTTACTCAGTTTAAACGATTTAATGTTTTTTCAAGGTTTGGAAAAAACAAGCCACTTAAAATATTCTTATCCCGTACCAAAATCTGGATTTGCTGCCAAAAAAAGTGAATCTATTTTTTCTGAGATTCGTAAAAACGACCACCTCCTCCATCACCCTTACGAAAGTTTTAAATCCATCGAAGATATGTTAAAGATCGCAAGCCAAGATCCTAAGGTGCTTGCAATCAAAATGACTTTGTACAGAACTTCTGGAGATTCACCCATCATTCAATTTTTAGGTGAAGCGGCAGAAAACGGGAAACAGGTTACGGTTCTTGTAGAACTCAAAGCTCGCTTTGATGAAGAGAGAAACATTCGTTGGGCAAAAAAATTAGAAGATAGTGGTGTGCATGTTGTCTACGGTGTCGTAGGACTTAAAATCCATTGCAAGATGTTACTGATTGTACGCAGAGAAGACGATAAACTCAATCGTTATGTCCACTTAGGAACAGGAAACTATAACTCGACCACTGCAAGATTTTATACAGACCTAAGTTTGTTCACAGCAAATCCGGAAATCACTGAAGATGTGGCGATTCTTTTTAATACCATCACAAGTTCTGGAAAGATGCCAAGGCTTTCTAAAATTTATGCGGCTCCTACTTTTTTAAAAGAAGAGTTTTTGCATCTCATCCAAAGGGAAACAGACAATGCAAAAAATGGAAAACAGGCTCGTGTTATTTTTAAAATGAACTCTCTGGTTGATCCAGATATCATTTTAAAACTGTATGAGGCTTCACAAGCTGGGGTTAAAATCGACTTAATCATTCGTGGGATTTGTTGTCTCCGGCCTGGAATTCCGGGGGTTTCTGATCGAATTAATGTTCGTTCTATCGTGGGAAGGTATTTAGAACATTCCAGGATCTATAGTTTTGAAAACGGCGGTAAACCAGAAGTGTATTTGGCTTCTGCGGATTGTATGCCGAGAAACTTTCTTCGCCGAATCGAAGTTATGTTTCCGATCCTACAAGACAAACATAAAAAAAGAATCGGAAAAATTCTAGAACTTTTGCTTCGAGACAACACACAAGCTCGTGTTTTAGAATCAGACGGATCTTACACACGTTTAACACCGGGAGATGATGATCCGGCGGTAAACTCTCAAATTGATATGGTTGATATTTAA
- the fliD gene encoding flagellar filament capping protein FliD: MPAYTMPGLMTGQNTNDIVKKLVELERRPIKRWETENEYSKAQVQIWGEVKNLSTNLQTKTRALVSFTAPFATKSVSSSEEGVITGEASRAAKSGNRALEITEMASKHQLSGVAVDTDIRLPEGSFTIYSGKSKETVTFPGGGLSELTNSIKNMAGGLADTSIIKIDKDSSILTVTSVKTGKKNELQFADPNGILKLAGLVGENKASVEDTKQLLSLDVLKSKVWDQTKFKKSETETEKLVQSEEGISIKPDTAFSIPVAVTEIKERAFLEVEIVGEAPAVMEMGIGFEKEGSVRNKFLPITKTESKYIFQAGDYASDKNLTAIILSNEATTPVLIKSVTLVTPQAPGTAEPLKVLQEGKDLKIKIDGVEITRETNDSIADVLEGISFNVHKVTEKPVTLKIHVDHAKGSALIKEWVDAYNELMKFSKEVTSVEKNGKISDKKESDDSKSADISRDFWDNKSKSGILAGENAILRLIASLKTTANSYYPATKDNGFRVLTDIGISTGAVGSNWEKIQDGLLQIDQEKLISVLSENPDGVRDLFASDPNNDAKMEEGVGIRLLEILKPYNQYASGIVTSKVKLLEESVAGNNKKIKEHESHLISFEAKLKQRFLYMEQGVGKNKSVGNYLQNNMFRGNGGE; this comes from the coding sequence ATGCCAGCATACACTATGCCGGGTCTGATGACTGGGCAAAATACAAACGATATCGTTAAAAAACTGGTCGAACTCGAACGTCGACCCATCAAACGGTGGGAAACCGAAAACGAATATTCCAAAGCTCAGGTGCAAATTTGGGGGGAAGTGAAAAATCTTTCTACCAACCTGCAAACCAAAACACGCGCCCTTGTTTCCTTTACTGCACCTTTTGCGACAAAATCGGTCTCATCTTCGGAAGAAGGGGTGATCACTGGTGAGGCCTCTCGGGCTGCCAAGTCCGGAAACCGGGCATTAGAAATCACGGAAATGGCAAGCAAACACCAGTTATCTGGTGTGGCAGTTGATACAGACATTCGTCTACCTGAAGGTAGTTTTACAATTTATTCAGGGAAATCAAAAGAAACTGTTACCTTTCCTGGTGGGGGACTGAGTGAACTCACAAATTCCATCAAAAATATGGCGGGTGGCCTAGCTGACACTTCCATCATTAAAATTGATAAAGACTCATCCATTCTCACGGTGACTTCTGTAAAAACTGGTAAAAAAAATGAACTCCAGTTTGCCGATCCTAATGGAATTTTAAAACTCGCAGGTCTTGTTGGCGAAAACAAAGCCAGTGTTGAAGACACGAAACAATTATTATCACTTGATGTACTCAAATCGAAAGTTTGGGATCAAACCAAGTTTAAAAAGTCGGAAACAGAAACAGAGAAACTTGTCCAATCCGAAGAAGGAATCAGTATCAAACCAGATACTGCCTTTTCCATTCCTGTAGCCGTAACTGAAATCAAAGAAAGAGCTTTTCTGGAAGTAGAAATCGTGGGAGAAGCTCCTGCCGTTATGGAGATGGGAATTGGTTTTGAAAAGGAAGGAAGTGTTCGCAATAAATTCTTACCCATTACCAAAACAGAATCTAAATATATTTTCCAAGCTGGTGATTATGCTAGTGATAAAAACCTAACAGCTATCATTCTTTCCAATGAGGCGACCACGCCTGTTCTTATCAAGTCTGTAACTCTAGTCACTCCGCAAGCTCCAGGAACTGCGGAACCACTGAAAGTTTTACAAGAAGGGAAAGATCTTAAAATCAAAATTGATGGAGTGGAGATCACACGTGAGACAAATGATTCCATTGCCGATGTTTTGGAAGGGATCTCTTTTAATGTTCACAAAGTCACAGAAAAACCAGTCACTTTAAAAATCCATGTGGATCATGCAAAGGGTTCCGCTCTCATCAAAGAATGGGTGGATGCTTATAATGAACTCATGAAGTTTTCCAAAGAAGTGACTTCTGTTGAAAAGAATGGAAAAATTTCTGATAAAAAAGAAAGTGATGATTCTAAATCGGCGGATATTTCTCGTGATTTTTGGGATAACAAATCCAAATCGGGAATCCTTGCCGGTGAAAACGCAATCCTAAGACTGATTGCTTCCTTAAAAACAACAGCAAACTCGTATTATCCGGCCACAAAAGACAATGGATTTCGAGTGTTAACAGACATTGGAATTTCCACAGGTGCAGTTGGTTCTAACTGGGAAAAAATCCAAGACGGACTTTTGCAAATTGACCAGGAAAAATTGATTTCCGTGCTTTCTGAAAATCCTGATGGAGTTCGTGATTTATTTGCCTCTGATCCAAATAACGATGCAAAGATGGAAGAAGGTGTTGGGATTCGTTTACTCGAAATTCTAAAACCGTATAACCAATATGCTTCTGGAATTGTCACAAGTAAAGTGAAACTTCTGGAAGAAAGTGTCGCAGGAAATAATAAAAAAATCAAAGAACATGAGTCTCATCTCATAAGTTTTGAAGCCAAACTAAAACAACGATTCCTCTACATGGAACAAGGTGTGGGGAAAAACAAATCAGTTGGTAACTATTTACAGAATAATATGTTTAGAGGGAACGGTGGGGAATGA
- a CDS encoding HAD family hydrolase → MALFLDLDNTLLPSKPAYDFAIEECAKDWEERKLGGDFFSLYESARKKVKNQLKGHSSNRLRLLCFKLMMDVVKNSKTGKIDSHEVGSLATRGFQTKDIADVLWMEERYHFHFLSYLKTESKKDIYQTNLFPRLIDLSKKLPVFLTTNETLRTQLLKVSSFLPDQFQFTLITSEEVGFEKPSTEFFSYVLGEANQNPEDCILLGDNWEDDVLGANRHGIASIHIPNMWGEGGDVKTCPSDTPAPIWTAPSTVTALKFAELWLFQRQK, encoded by the coding sequence ATGGCTTTGTTTCTTGATCTGGACAATACTCTTTTACCTTCGAAACCTGCATACGATTTTGCCATTGAAGAATGTGCAAAGGATTGGGAAGAGCGAAAGTTAGGTGGAGATTTTTTTTCTTTGTATGAATCCGCACGGAAAAAAGTAAAAAACCAACTAAAAGGTCATAGTTCGAATCGTCTCCGCCTATTATGTTTTAAATTGATGATGGATGTTGTCAAAAATTCTAAAACTGGAAAAATTGATTCACATGAAGTCGGATCATTGGCAACCAGAGGATTCCAAACAAAAGATATTGCCGATGTTTTGTGGATGGAGGAGAGATATCATTTTCATTTTTTGTCTTATTTAAAAACAGAATCCAAAAAAGATATCTACCAAACCAATTTATTTCCAAGACTAATTGACTTGTCCAAAAAACTTCCCGTATTTTTGACAACAAATGAAACTTTAAGAACCCAGTTATTAAAAGTTTCTTCTTTTTTGCCGGATCAATTTCAGTTTACACTCATCACTTCAGAAGAAGTAGGATTTGAAAAACCTTCCACAGAATTTTTTTCTTATGTGTTAGGTGAGGCCAATCAAAATCCTGAAGATTGTATATTACTCGGAGATAACTGGGAAGATGATGTATTGGGGGCAAACCGTCACGGGATTGCGAGTATCCATATTCCGAATATGTGGGGAGAAGGTGGAGATGTAAAAACATGTCCTTCGGATACTCCGGCACCGATTTGGACGGCGCCAAGTACGGTCACTGCGCTAAAGTTCGCTGAATTATGGCTTTTTCAGCGTCAAAAATAA
- a CDS encoding class I SAM-dependent methyltransferase encodes MKSCILCQSSESKTVFNENGTPILECKKCGHVYSSYEQEEHYEGYWDGAEQTYDLKWWDEAHRAVYSDFISTYLKQEKGNLLDVGCGLGFFVKAVLTKKPGWSAVGYEISKQAVKFANEQNGMKTVYAGLVQDSKLPNESFDIITLWDVIEHIPKPHSLLNYLYGLLKPGGILFLQTPNFPIQLTKANLKVKLKGMKEGVHYLEAKDHVNNYKMHTLAELGKQCGFMEPKYKVLMPILSVSGSKSKIAVYLKLAYYYFTKLVFTLSFGSINWNNTLFLTLKKP; translated from the coding sequence ATGAAATCTTGTATCCTTTGCCAATCTTCCGAGTCCAAAACCGTATTCAATGAAAATGGAACCCCTATTTTAGAATGTAAAAAATGTGGACATGTGTATTCTTCTTACGAGCAAGAAGAACATTACGAAGGTTATTGGGACGGAGCAGAACAAACCTATGATTTAAAATGGTGGGACGAAGCACACAGAGCCGTGTATTCTGATTTTATTTCCACATACTTAAAACAGGAGAAAGGAAACCTTCTCGATGTGGGTTGTGGACTTGGATTTTTTGTAAAAGCTGTGCTCACTAAAAAACCAGGTTGGTCTGCCGTTGGGTATGAGATTTCCAAACAAGCCGTCAAATTTGCAAACGAACAAAATGGAATGAAAACTGTGTATGCAGGTCTAGTCCAAGATTCCAAACTTCCCAACGAAAGTTTTGATATCATCACTTTGTGGGATGTGATCGAACACATTCCCAAACCGCATTCCCTACTCAATTATTTATATGGACTACTGAAACCCGGCGGGATTCTTTTTTTACAAACTCCTAACTTCCCTATCCAACTAACCAAAGCCAATTTAAAGGTAAAACTCAAAGGGATGAAGGAAGGTGTTCATTACTTAGAAGCCAAAGACCATGTAAACAATTACAAAATGCACACTTTGGCAGAACTAGGAAAACAATGTGGATTTATGGAACCTAAATACAAAGTTCTTATGCCAATTCTTTCTGTATCTGGCAGCAAAAGTAAAATTGCCGTCTATTTAAAGTTAGCTTATTATTATTTTACAAAACTTGTATTTACTTTGAGTTTTGGATCTATCAATTGGAATAACACTTTATTTTTGACGCTGAAAAAGCCATAA
- the dapF gene encoding diaminopimelate epimerase: MKINFTKMEGIGNDYVYIDATKNDIRLSPEQIQKLSDRNFGIGSDGVIFIRNSNTGEFQMDMYNSDGSSSEMCGNGVRCVGKFVFDHGLTKNQKPTIETGKGVLTLDLKTGNTGKVEMVTVDMGEPILKPSLVPLVWKGDEPVINQVIEVQGKQYHFTAVSMGNPHCVIYVDDADAFPVREIGPLIENHPLFPRRVNVEFVSVRGKDHLYQRTWERGAGETLACGTGACAVAVASILNGKTGRSVQIDLRGGTLNIEWKENGSVMMTGPAKEVFSGEVEV; this comes from the coding sequence ATGAAAATCAACTTCACCAAAATGGAAGGAATTGGAAATGACTATGTTTATATCGACGCTACAAAAAACGATATTCGCCTGAGTCCTGAACAAATCCAAAAACTATCCGACCGCAATTTTGGGATAGGTAGTGATGGGGTGATTTTTATTCGTAACTCAAACACTGGTGAATTCCAAATGGACATGTACAACTCAGATGGAAGTTCCTCTGAGATGTGTGGGAATGGAGTTCGTTGTGTGGGAAAATTTGTTTTTGACCACGGCCTTACGAAAAACCAAAAACCAACCATTGAAACAGGAAAGGGAGTTCTCACTCTCGACCTAAAAACCGGAAACACGGGCAAAGTTGAAATGGTCACCGTGGATATGGGGGAACCCATCTTAAAACCATCACTTGTTCCTTTGGTTTGGAAAGGTGACGAACCTGTCATCAACCAAGTGATTGAAGTCCAAGGGAAACAATATCATTTTACGGCTGTTAGTATGGGAAATCCTCATTGTGTGATTTATGTGGATGATGCCGATGCCTTCCCGGTTCGGGAGATTGGTCCTCTCATTGAAAACCATCCTTTGTTTCCAAGAAGGGTGAATGTGGAATTTGTATCCGTTCGGGGCAAAGACCATCTTTACCAAAGGACTTGGGAACGGGGAGCGGGAGAAACCTTGGCTTGCGGGACAGGGGCTTGTGCTGTGGCTGTGGCTTCCATCTTAAATGGAAAAACAGGTCGATCTGTGCAAATTGACTTACGAGGTGGAACTCTCAACATCGAATGGAAAGAAAATGGATCTGTGATGATGACAGGGCCTGCGAAGGAAGTATTTTCTGGCGAAGTAGAAGTTTAG